The proteins below come from a single Saccharopolyspora sp. SCSIO 74807 genomic window:
- a CDS encoding Gfo/Idh/MocA family protein codes for MSDQDLRVGLIGAGMMGSDHARRIHERVSGARLVAVGDPDADRARAAVEGIPGARAETDPIGVIGASDVDAVVIASPGPVHEPLLLAAVERGIPVLCEKPLTPDSKSSLRVVQAEADRGRKLVQVGFMRRFDPEFLDLKGLLDDSELGEPLLLHCAHRNAAHPPGFTTNMLINDSVVHEFDTTRWLLGDELTAVSVRQQGLVRSDDAGIPQIVTIETARGVLVDVEIFVHCRFGYQVRCEAVCEHGTATVGGDTGMRTHTAGRWGGQVTADFRPRFRAAFDAEFQRWAHAAREGGIDGASAWDGYAAAAACEAGVQAQETGQRAEISLAARPGIYD; via the coding sequence ATGAGCGACCAAGACCTGCGGGTCGGCCTGATCGGCGCCGGCATGATGGGTTCCGATCACGCGCGGCGCATCCACGAGCGGGTCAGCGGCGCCCGGCTGGTCGCCGTCGGCGACCCGGATGCCGACCGGGCGCGCGCTGCCGTCGAGGGAATTCCCGGCGCTCGCGCCGAAACCGACCCCATCGGAGTGATCGGGGCGTCCGATGTGGACGCGGTGGTGATCGCATCGCCCGGGCCGGTGCACGAGCCGCTGCTGCTGGCGGCCGTCGAACGCGGAATCCCAGTGCTGTGCGAAAAACCGCTCACCCCGGACTCGAAGTCCTCGCTGCGGGTCGTGCAAGCCGAAGCCGACCGCGGGCGCAAGCTCGTGCAGGTCGGGTTCATGCGCCGCTTCGACCCGGAATTCCTTGACCTGAAAGGACTTCTGGACGACTCCGAACTGGGCGAGCCGCTGCTGCTGCACTGCGCGCACCGCAACGCCGCGCACCCGCCCGGGTTCACCACCAACATGCTGATCAACGACTCGGTGGTGCACGAGTTCGACACCACGCGGTGGCTGCTCGGCGACGAGCTCACCGCCGTGTCGGTGCGTCAGCAGGGCCTGGTCCGCAGCGATGACGCCGGAATCCCGCAGATCGTCACGATCGAAACCGCGCGCGGCGTGCTGGTCGACGTGGAGATCTTCGTGCATTGCCGGTTCGGTTACCAGGTTCGGTGCGAAGCGGTGTGCGAGCACGGCACCGCCACCGTCGGCGGCGACACCGGGATGCGCACGCACACCGCGGGCCGCTGGGGCGGGCAGGTCACCGCCGACTTCCGGCCGCGGTTCCGGGCCGCGTTCGACGCGGAGTTCCAGCGCTGGGCGCACGCCGCCCGGGAAGGCGGCATCGACGGCGCGTCGGCGTGGGACGGCTACGCCGCCGCGGCGGCTTGCGAAGCCGGAGTGCAAGCGCAGGAAACGGGGCAGCGAGCGGAAATCTCGCTCGCGGCACGCCCCGGCATCTACGACTAG
- a CDS encoding sugar phosphate isomerase/epimerase: MSNGNAAGPSRAESLRAGPLRVGSAPDSWGVWFPQDDQQPPWRRFLDEVSGAGYEWIELGPYGYLPTDPNQLRDELARRGLTLSAGTCFAAMHRGDEVWQETWEHVRQVAELTTALGAEHVVVIPEMWRDQGTGEQVQDRELGDGSWRDLGKGIDRLAKALHEEYGVRLQFHPHADSHVDTQPHVERFLEMTDPQFVTLCLDTGHISYCGGDNLELIAKYPDRIGYLHLKQVDPRVLAGVQQEDLPFGPAVRRGVMCEPPNGVPELEPIISATRDLDADLFAIVEQDLYPCSPDVPEPIARRTRDYLTRCGAGRR; this comes from the coding sequence ATGAGCAACGGCAACGCGGCCGGACCATCGCGAGCAGAGTCCCTGCGAGCCGGCCCCCTGCGGGTCGGCTCGGCACCGGACTCCTGGGGCGTCTGGTTCCCGCAGGACGACCAGCAGCCACCGTGGCGGCGCTTCCTCGACGAAGTCTCCGGCGCCGGTTACGAGTGGATCGAACTCGGCCCGTACGGCTACCTGCCCACCGATCCGAACCAGCTGCGCGACGAACTCGCCCGCCGCGGGCTGACGCTCTCGGCCGGAACCTGCTTCGCCGCGATGCACCGCGGTGACGAGGTCTGGCAGGAGACCTGGGAGCACGTCCGGCAGGTCGCCGAGCTGACCACCGCGCTGGGCGCGGAGCACGTCGTGGTGATCCCGGAGATGTGGCGCGACCAGGGCACCGGCGAGCAGGTGCAGGACCGCGAACTCGGTGACGGGTCCTGGCGCGACCTCGGCAAGGGGATCGACCGCCTCGCCAAAGCGCTGCACGAGGAATACGGCGTGCGCCTGCAATTCCACCCGCACGCCGACAGCCACGTCGACACCCAGCCGCACGTCGAACGCTTCCTGGAGATGACCGATCCGCAGTTCGTGACGCTGTGCCTGGACACCGGGCACATCTCCTACTGCGGCGGGGACAACCTGGAGCTGATCGCGAAGTACCCGGATCGCATCGGCTACCTGCACCTCAAGCAGGTCGACCCGCGGGTGCTGGCCGGCGTGCAGCAGGAGGACCTGCCGTTCGGGCCCGCGGTGCGGCGCGGCGTGATGTGCGAACCGCCGAACGGGGTGCCGGAGCTGGAGCCGATCATCAGCGCCACCCGGGACCTGGACGCGGACCTGTTCGCGATCGTCGAGCAGGACCTCTACCCGTGCTCCCCGGACGTTCCCGAGCCGATCGCCCGGCGCACCCGCGACTACCTGACCCGCTGCGGCGCCGGTCGGCGCTGA
- a CDS encoding GntR family transcriptional regulator, producing the protein MEHASPVPLYYQVASQIEAAIDSGELPVGARLDNEVELAATLGLSRPTVRQAIGSLVDKGLVVRKRGAGTQVVFNKVKRSLQLSSLFDDLTEIDRSPGTRVLVNAVEQVPGELAATLGLNRTDEVLRLERVRFAGGEPIARMHNHLPADLISPSTDELAERGLYQLLRGAGVRLHAADQTIGARVATEDDSELLDEPVGAALLTMERTTYDQAGRVVEYGSHVYRASRYSFDLSLRGDNL; encoded by the coding sequence GTGGAGCACGCCAGCCCGGTGCCGCTGTACTACCAGGTGGCCAGCCAGATCGAAGCCGCCATCGACTCCGGCGAGCTGCCGGTGGGCGCGCGGCTGGACAACGAGGTCGAGCTGGCCGCCACCCTCGGGCTGTCCCGGCCGACCGTGCGCCAGGCGATCGGCTCGCTGGTCGACAAGGGGTTGGTGGTGCGCAAGCGCGGCGCGGGCACCCAGGTGGTGTTCAACAAGGTCAAGCGCTCGCTGCAGCTGAGCAGCCTGTTCGACGACCTCACCGAGATCGACCGCAGCCCCGGAACGCGTGTGCTGGTCAACGCCGTCGAGCAGGTGCCCGGCGAACTCGCCGCCACGCTCGGCCTGAACCGCACCGACGAGGTGCTGCGGCTCGAACGAGTGCGCTTCGCGGGCGGTGAGCCGATCGCGCGGATGCACAACCACCTGCCCGCCGACCTGATCAGCCCGAGCACCGACGAGCTCGCCGAACGCGGGCTTTACCAGCTGTTGCGCGGCGCGGGCGTGCGGCTGCACGCCGCGGACCAGACGATCGGCGCGCGGGTCGCTACCGAAGACGACTCCGAGCTGCTGGACGAGCCGGTCGGCGCGGCCCTGCTGACGATGGAGCGCACCACCTACGACCAGGCCGGGCGAGTGGTGGAGTACGGCTCGCACGTCTACCGCGCATCGCGCTACTCGTTCGATCTGTCCTTGCGCGGCGACAACCTCTGA
- the iolC gene encoding 5-dehydro-2-deoxygluconokinase, which yields MQFDLITMGRLGVDVYPLQTGVSLAEVSSFGKYLGGTAANVAIAAARLGRSTSLISRTGADPFGEYLHAQLREFGVDDRWVTAVQRYPTPVTFCELFPPDEFPLYFYRYPKAPDLEIHTEELDLDAVAAARIFWMTGTGLAEEPSRSSTLDALRHRAKRGTTVFDLDWRPMFWPDHAEATRWYREALQHVTVAVGNVDECETAVGTRDPDAAADALLAAGVELAVVKQGPKGVLARTRAEETVAPPVPVDVVNGLGAGDAFGGALCHGLLGEWDLAPTMRFANAAGALVASRLACSSAMPHEHEVDALLPPDSPDSPKAQAPSA from the coding sequence ATGCAGTTCGACTTGATCACGATGGGGCGCCTCGGCGTGGACGTGTACCCGCTGCAGACCGGCGTCTCGCTGGCGGAGGTCTCCTCGTTCGGCAAGTACCTCGGCGGCACCGCGGCCAACGTCGCGATCGCCGCGGCCCGGCTCGGCCGCAGCACGTCGCTGATCAGCCGCACCGGCGCGGACCCGTTCGGCGAATACCTGCACGCGCAGCTGCGCGAGTTCGGCGTGGACGACCGGTGGGTCACGGCCGTGCAGCGGTATCCGACCCCGGTGACGTTCTGCGAGCTGTTCCCGCCGGACGAGTTCCCGCTGTACTTCTACCGCTACCCGAAAGCGCCGGACCTGGAGATCCACACGGAGGAGCTGGATCTGGACGCCGTCGCGGCCGCGCGGATCTTCTGGATGACCGGGACCGGGCTGGCCGAAGAACCCAGCCGGTCGTCCACTTTGGACGCGCTGCGGCACAGGGCGAAGCGCGGCACCACCGTGTTCGACCTGGACTGGCGGCCGATGTTCTGGCCCGACCACGCCGAAGCGACGCGCTGGTACCGGGAAGCGCTGCAGCACGTGACGGTCGCCGTCGGCAACGTCGACGAGTGCGAAACCGCCGTCGGCACCCGCGATCCGGACGCCGCCGCGGACGCGCTGCTGGCCGCGGGCGTGGAACTGGCCGTGGTCAAGCAGGGGCCGAAGGGCGTGCTCGCGCGCACCCGCGCCGAGGAAACCGTCGCGCCGCCGGTTCCGGTCGACGTCGTCAACGGGCTCGGTGCCGGCGACGCCTTCGGCGGCGCGCTGTGCCACGGGTTGCTCGGCGAATGGGACCTGGCGCCCACGATGCGGTTCGCCAACGCCGCGGGCGCGCTCGTCGCTTCCCGGCTGGCCTGTTCCTCGGCGATGCCGCACGAGCACGAGGTCGACGCCCTGCTGCCACCGGACTCCCCCGACTCCCCGAAAGCCCAGGCGCCGAGCGCCTGA